The Thermostichus vulcanus str. 'Rupite' genome has a segment encoding these proteins:
- the rimP gene encoding ribosome maturation factor RimP, whose product MAHPLIPQLETLARPLATQLGYELVQMVFHTNQHPPILRVDIRPLDPQQETSHADCEAMSQALEAELDRVDIIPGQYVLEISSPGLGNLLSSDRDFTVFKGFVVEVTLDPPHKGKALWSGHLLGRDEENVMLSLKGRRVQLPRASVQQVALSEAETE is encoded by the coding sequence ATGGCTCACCCTCTGATCCCACAACTGGAAACCCTGGCCCGCCCCTTGGCGACGCAACTGGGGTACGAGCTGGTGCAGATGGTTTTTCATACCAACCAACATCCGCCCATCCTACGGGTGGATATTCGCCCACTCGATCCGCAGCAAGAGACCAGCCACGCCGACTGCGAAGCCATGAGCCAAGCCTTGGAAGCTGAGCTGGATCGGGTGGATATCATCCCCGGCCAGTATGTGCTGGAGATCTCCAGTCCCGGCCTCGGTAACCTCTTGAGCAGCGACCGAGACTTCACAGTGTTCAAAGGCTTTGTGGTAGAGGTCACTCTGGATCCCCCCCACAAAGGCAAAGCACTTTGGTCAGGCCACCTCTTAGGCCGGGATGAGGAGAACGTGATGTTGTCCCTCAAAGGGCGGCGAGTCCAGTTGCCCCGAGCTTCGGTGCAGCAGGTGGCTCTTTCCGAGGCCGAAACTGAGTAG
- a CDS encoding TIGR02652 family protein, with the protein MTVAFSYPIFGPSIQCPHCRQTIAALTLTDTYLCHRHGAFEADPEQEELVHLQSGRRWRFWEGRWFRQHTHADGIRFEIHEELDRLRMQGLRATQVVVAERYHQLLSPYLEQGSHRRPGPPRLYGLPVSFSSSAPDGSNSNGSANRWRVINFELTYEIDPAMRQPQSRLQLCD; encoded by the coding sequence ATGACGGTTGCCTTTTCCTATCCCATTTTTGGCCCCAGCATCCAGTGTCCCCACTGTCGGCAAACGATTGCTGCCCTGACCCTGACGGATACCTACCTTTGTCATCGGCATGGCGCGTTTGAGGCAGATCCTGAGCAGGAGGAGCTGGTGCACTTGCAATCGGGGCGGCGTTGGCGTTTCTGGGAAGGCCGTTGGTTCCGTCAACACACCCATGCTGATGGGATCCGCTTTGAGATTCATGAAGAATTGGATCGGTTGCGCATGCAGGGGCTGCGGGCCACCCAGGTGGTTGTTGCGGAGCGTTATCACCAATTGCTCTCCCCCTATTTGGAACAGGGATCCCATCGTCGTCCTGGCCCACCTCGCCTCTATGGCTTGCCTGTCAGCTTCAGTTCCAGTGCCCCGGATGGTTCCAACTCCAATGGATCCGCCAACCGTTGGCGGGTGATCAACTTTGAACTAACCTACGAGATCGACCCGGCCATGCGGCAGCCGCAATCCCGTCTGCAATTGTGTGATTAG
- a CDS encoding tyrosine-type recombinase/integrase has protein sequence MRAPTSAPDQSLHPSLSQLVAQFLQERERDLAQASRRTYRIALEQFAKTCPVPLAQIQPVHVQTFLNGLKGRPFQSRSGQWIHPPASPATYNLKRLALQQFFEWAHGRGYFQTPLPTQAIRAARLPTRLPRDLDRLLLQRVLERAQSHSLRYAALIRLMLECGLRAQELLDLTIQDFQMSPEGSLLEVRCGKGSKPRAVAVGAPLAELLQNYLNLERGLYAPTDPLFVSQSRCSAYQGKPLTYDGLRHIVLKLTEPEPGQQTPHQFRHSFATLLLDRGVAPEHIQHLLGHTTAAMTMRYTQRANLRAAIARSREVLDQGLV, from the coding sequence ATGAGGGCTCCAACATCAGCTCCAGATCAATCCCTACACCCCAGCCTCAGCCAGTTGGTGGCTCAGTTTTTGCAGGAGCGAGAGCGAGATTTGGCCCAAGCCAGCCGCCGTACCTATCGTATTGCGCTGGAACAATTTGCCAAAACCTGCCCCGTCCCTCTGGCGCAGATTCAGCCTGTGCATGTCCAGACGTTTCTGAATGGGTTGAAGGGTCGCCCGTTTCAAAGCCGTTCTGGCCAATGGATCCATCCGCCTGCTTCCCCCGCTACCTACAACCTGAAGCGGCTAGCCTTGCAACAGTTTTTTGAATGGGCCCACGGACGCGGCTATTTCCAGACTCCCCTGCCTACCCAAGCGATTCGGGCTGCTCGCCTACCGACCCGCTTGCCCCGCGATTTGGATCGATTGCTGTTGCAACGGGTGTTGGAACGTGCCCAGAGCCATTCGCTGCGTTACGCAGCTTTGATCCGCCTCATGCTGGAGTGCGGGTTGCGCGCACAGGAACTGTTGGATCTGACCATCCAAGATTTTCAGATGAGCCCTGAGGGATCCCTGCTGGAGGTGCGCTGCGGGAAAGGCAGTAAACCTCGGGCAGTGGCGGTTGGAGCTCCCCTTGCTGAGCTGTTGCAAAACTACCTGAACCTGGAACGGGGTCTGTATGCGCCGACGGATCCCTTGTTTGTTTCTCAATCCCGCTGCTCGGCCTACCAGGGCAAACCCCTCACCTACGATGGCCTACGCCATATTGTCCTGAAGCTTACGGAGCCTGAACCGGGCCAGCAAACCCCCCATCAATTCCGTCACAGTTTTGCCACCTTACTTTTGGATCGCGGCGTTGCCCCAGAACACATTCAGCACCTGCTTGGCCATACCACAGCCGCCATGACCATGCGCTACACCCAGAGAGCCAACCTGCGGGCCGCCATCGCCCGTTCCCGCGAAGTGCTGGATCAAGGTTTGGTCTAG
- the lspA gene encoding signal peptidase II yields the protein MKNGGFWLAGILGVILDQVTKRWAVERLLPGPEIRLWPGVFHLTYVENTGAAWSLFEDSGEFLKWISLGVSLALMVLAIRGGIMSRWEQAGYGLVLAGAVGNGIDRFTTGYVVDFFNFVWIRFPVFNVADVAINIGVACLLIGLLRGDSKKTEPPSALPKPGKKSEEGIPPHSH from the coding sequence ATGAAAAATGGAGGTTTTTGGCTGGCCGGGATCCTGGGGGTGATTTTGGATCAGGTCACCAAACGCTGGGCGGTGGAACGGCTGCTGCCGGGGCCTGAGATTCGCCTGTGGCCGGGGGTCTTTCATCTCACCTACGTGGAAAATACCGGAGCCGCCTGGAGCTTGTTTGAAGATTCGGGAGAGTTCCTCAAGTGGATCTCTTTGGGGGTTTCGCTGGCGTTGATGGTGCTGGCGATTCGAGGCGGGATCATGAGCCGCTGGGAACAGGCGGGCTATGGCTTGGTGTTGGCAGGGGCGGTGGGGAATGGCATTGACCGCTTCACAACGGGCTATGTGGTGGATTTTTTCAATTTTGTCTGGATTCGCTTCCCGGTCTTCAATGTGGCGGATGTGGCGATTAACATTGGGGTTGCTTGCCTGCTGATTGGCTTGTTACGGGGTGACTCGAAAAAAACGGAACCGCCCTCCGCTTTACCCAAGCCGGGAAAAAAATCGGAGGAAGGGATCCCGCCCCACAGCCACTGA
- a CDS encoding glycosyl hydrolase-related protein, whose amino-acid sequence MRAILLSHTHWDRAWYLPFQSYRLHWVRLIDHVLDILESQPDYHCFTLDGQTVVLEDYRQIRPQRWPEIENWIRLGRLQVGPFFVLPDEFLVSGEALLRNLQRGIRSVRAWGGIPSEGYMPDSFGHIAQMPQILQGFGLRSFLFMRGMSAALFERTGTEFYWQAPDGSRVLAVNLRGGYDNLSAWGHPHRFGQFRGRLPDPQLAVQQLQECLEQLAPHSRSGVIPLCNGGDHMPPQPQVPDLLEKAQRAFPDISLSHGSYPNLVQAILDAQPDLETYTGELLGNAHHPILSQVWSARVYLKQHNQRVQSLLERYAEPLVAALGPEGIPWVAHLEEAWRQLLLCHPHDDICGCSIDPVHQDNLFHFRQAETLARGVIAETLTELALKSGVRPDPDVEWLAVFNPHPYPVTQRVFCSLLWRRDPPAQGWVLWHQDWGEMPVQVQLEAPAEFQARHLDFRQGSRLQLRFEVEMPATGLRFLQLRAAGSASPRANAETSSTGIPDPIQIENTIYRITANASGQLTLLHKPSGQVIPEFLCFEDQQDEGDLYSSSLTGSPQILSEAAITQLDPHHLQVATLIQPPWDLSSPLPLITDISLHQEWVEFTTRLNNTLKNHRLRVLLPCPTGIPATYVTGHFQVQARPRVDLSAQDPDCFQGYPGEGLYPTQFSQDMIYTVHRDPGQRYGVLIAHRGLHEYELVDSGQTARCALTLLRAVGILSRAGGAIRRVQAGPSLPTPEGQCHGEHRFEYAWRWLEGSPEPEQAATLAEAWVNPLWAEQVWLGDYDQPHPQKMPAQLIEVDNPIIALSALKRDEAGRLILRLYNRSGIRQQVQLQIHRPIRAVHRCDLNEDPLPAGELPCIATCPTQGSLTTLELQFEPAQILCLALTESTAKSAQSSQ is encoded by the coding sequence ATGCGAGCCATCCTCCTCTCTCACACCCATTGGGATCGAGCCTGGTACCTTCCGTTCCAGAGCTACCGGTTGCACTGGGTGCGCTTAATCGACCATGTGCTGGATATTCTGGAGAGTCAACCGGATTACCACTGCTTCACCCTGGATGGACAAACGGTGGTCCTGGAGGATTACCGGCAAATTCGCCCCCAACGCTGGCCAGAAATTGAGAACTGGATCCGGTTAGGGCGGCTACAGGTAGGACCTTTTTTTGTCTTGCCAGATGAATTTCTGGTGAGTGGCGAAGCGCTACTCCGTAATCTACAGCGGGGGATCCGGTCGGTGCGGGCCTGGGGTGGGATCCCGAGCGAAGGCTATATGCCCGATTCTTTTGGCCATATTGCCCAGATGCCGCAGATTTTGCAGGGGTTTGGCCTGCGTTCTTTTTTGTTTATGCGAGGGATGTCAGCAGCGCTGTTTGAACGCACAGGCACGGAGTTTTATTGGCAAGCCCCGGATGGCAGCCGAGTTTTGGCCGTCAATCTCCGGGGCGGCTACGACAACCTCTCGGCATGGGGGCATCCGCATCGGTTTGGTCAGTTTCGGGGCAGATTACCGGATCCCCAGTTGGCGGTACAACAGTTGCAGGAGTGTCTGGAACAACTGGCTCCCCACAGCCGTTCGGGGGTGATCCCGCTGTGCAATGGTGGCGATCACATGCCTCCTCAACCGCAAGTGCCAGACCTTCTGGAAAAGGCTCAACGGGCATTCCCAGATATTTCCCTCAGCCACGGCAGCTACCCCAACTTGGTACAGGCCATTCTGGATGCTCAACCGGATCTGGAAACCTACACGGGCGAGTTACTCGGTAACGCCCATCACCCGATTCTCAGCCAGGTGTGGTCGGCCCGGGTTTATCTAAAACAGCACAATCAACGGGTGCAATCGCTGCTGGAGCGCTATGCTGAACCGCTGGTGGCCGCTTTGGGTCCGGAAGGGATCCCGTGGGTGGCCCATCTGGAGGAAGCCTGGCGACAGTTGCTGTTGTGTCACCCGCACGATGACATCTGCGGCTGTAGCATCGACCCCGTACATCAGGATAATCTGTTCCATTTTCGTCAAGCGGAAACCCTTGCTCGCGGTGTGATTGCCGAAACCCTCACCGAGCTGGCCTTGAAGTCCGGGGTTCGGCCCGATCCCGACGTGGAATGGCTGGCTGTGTTCAATCCCCATCCTTACCCCGTCACTCAGCGGGTGTTCTGTTCGTTGCTTTGGCGCCGGGATCCCCCCGCGCAGGGGTGGGTGCTTTGGCATCAAGACTGGGGGGAGATGCCGGTACAGGTTCAACTGGAAGCCCCCGCTGAGTTTCAGGCCCGCCATTTGGATTTTCGCCAGGGATCCCGTCTGCAACTCCGCTTTGAAGTAGAAATGCCCGCCACGGGGCTGCGTTTTTTACAATTGCGCGCGGCTGGCTCTGCCTCCCCGAGAGCCAACGCTGAAACATCATCAACCGGGATCCCAGATCCGATCCAAATCGAGAACACCATTTACCGGATTACTGCCAACGCCAGCGGCCAACTGACTCTGCTGCATAAGCCCTCGGGGCAGGTGATTCCAGAGTTTCTTTGTTTTGAAGATCAACAGGATGAAGGGGATCTGTACAGTAGCAGCTTGACAGGATCCCCACAGATCTTGTCTGAAGCAGCCATCACCCAGCTGGATCCCCACCATCTACAAGTTGCCACGTTGATCCAACCGCCCTGGGATCTCTCTTCTCCTTTGCCGCTGATCACGGACATCAGTTTGCACCAGGAGTGGGTGGAGTTCACCACACGCTTGAATAATACCTTAAAGAATCATCGCCTGCGGGTGTTGTTGCCCTGCCCTACGGGGATCCCAGCCACCTATGTCACCGGGCATTTCCAAGTTCAAGCCCGTCCAAGAGTGGATCTCTCAGCCCAGGATCCCGACTGTTTTCAAGGCTATCCGGGGGAAGGGCTTTACCCAACCCAGTTCAGCCAAGACATGATTTACACCGTCCACAGGGATCCCGGTCAACGTTATGGTGTGCTCATTGCCCATCGCGGCCTACACGAATACGAGCTGGTGGACAGCGGACAAACAGCCCGTTGTGCCCTGACTTTGCTCCGGGCGGTAGGGATACTGTCGCGGGCCGGTGGCGCCATTCGGCGGGTACAGGCGGGGCCAAGTTTGCCCACCCCAGAAGGACAATGCCACGGGGAACACCGCTTTGAGTATGCCTGGCGTTGGCTGGAGGGATCCCCAGAGCCAGAACAGGCTGCCACCCTCGCCGAAGCCTGGGTGAACCCTTTGTGGGCAGAGCAGGTGTGGTTGGGAGACTACGATCAACCCCACCCCCAGAAGATGCCGGCCCAGTTGATTGAAGTGGATAACCCCATCATCGCCCTGTCGGCCCTGAAGCGAGACGAAGCTGGTCGCCTAATCCTGAGGCTGTACAACCGCAGCGGGATCCGGCAACAGGTGCAACTTCAAATTCACCGTCCAATCCGAGCGGTGCATCGTTGTGATTTGAATGAGGATCCGCTCCCGGCGGGGGAATTGCCTTGTATAGCCACTTGTCCAACCCAGGGATCCCTGACCACCCTAGAGCTCCAGTTTGAGCCAGCTCAAATCCTTTGTCTAGCCTTAACAGAGAGCACTGCCAAAAGTGCTCAAAGTTCTCAATGA
- the secA gene encoding preprotein translocase subunit SecA, translated as MLQTLQKILGDPNDRKVRQYRPALKLINSLEIEIASLSDAQLKAKTSEFRQRLDRGESLDELLPEAFAVVREAAKRVLNLRHYDVQLIGGMVLHEGQIAEMKTGEGKTLVATLPAYLNGLTGKGVHIVTVNDYLARRDSEWMGQVHRFLGLTVGLIQQGMSPEEKRRNYNCDVTYCTNSELGFDYLRDNMANDIKEVMQRPFNYCIIDEVDSILIDEARTPLIISGQVARPSEKYMRAAQVARELINEEHYEVDEKARNVILTDEGFEAAERLLGVSDLFDPKDPWAHFVFNAVKAKELFIKDVNYIIRGQEVVIVDEFTGRVMPGRRWSDGLHQAVEAKEGLPIQNESQTLATITYQNLFLLYPKLSGMTGTARTEEAEFGKTYNLEVTAIPTNRPIRRKDAPDLVYKTENAKWQAVAEEIAQMHERGRPVLVGTTSVEKSERLSAILKEMGIPHNLLNAKPENVERESEIIAQAGRKGAVTIATNMAGRGTDIILGGNAEYMARLKIRERLMPKLAQLDMDNPMGSVQVGGRGGGQGFGGAAPKPKKSWAVVSASLYPCELSQPVSQALEEAVAAAVAKYGLNRLPELAVEDLIAVASEKAPVQDPLILQLRDVYNSIKAEYEKVTDAEHEEVVKLGGLHVIGTERHESRRIDNQLRGRAGRQGDPGSSRFFLSLEDNLLKIFGGDRVSRMMDMFRVEEDMPIEHPLLTSSLENAQKKVEVYYFDMRKQVFEYDEVMNNQRRAIYSERRRVLEGEDIKTKILDYVRKTVGEIVRAHVNPELPPEEWEIDKLTAKMQEFVPLLKDNLKAQDLRDLSYEQILDYLTKQAELAYEAKEAFLDTFEPGLMRRAERFFLLQQVDTLWREHLQQMEALRESVGLRGYGQKDPLIEYKNEGYELFLEMMDNIRRNTVYNLFVFTPQIVQPSQVVQAAPAQTVAAGAAGTTEASGGVVEADFSEE; from the coding sequence ATGCTCCAGACTCTACAGAAGATCCTCGGCGATCCCAACGATCGGAAGGTGCGGCAGTACCGCCCTGCCCTCAAGTTGATCAACTCGCTAGAGATCGAGATCGCCTCTCTTTCGGATGCGCAGCTCAAGGCCAAAACCAGCGAATTTCGGCAGCGCCTGGACAGGGGAGAATCTCTGGACGAACTCTTGCCGGAAGCCTTTGCCGTAGTGCGGGAGGCGGCAAAACGAGTTCTAAACCTGCGTCACTACGATGTGCAATTGATCGGTGGCATGGTGCTGCATGAAGGCCAAATCGCCGAAATGAAAACGGGGGAAGGGAAAACCCTCGTTGCCACCCTGCCTGCCTACCTCAATGGTCTCACCGGCAAAGGGGTTCACATCGTTACAGTGAACGATTACCTGGCCCGTCGGGACTCGGAGTGGATGGGACAGGTTCACCGCTTTTTGGGCTTGACGGTGGGCCTCATCCAGCAGGGCATGTCTCCAGAGGAAAAACGCCGCAACTACAACTGTGACGTGACCTACTGTACCAACAGCGAGCTGGGCTTTGATTACCTGCGGGACAACATGGCCAATGACATCAAGGAAGTGATGCAGCGACCTTTTAACTACTGCATCATCGACGAAGTGGACTCCATCCTGATCGATGAAGCCCGTACCCCTCTGATTATCTCCGGTCAGGTAGCACGTCCCTCCGAGAAATATATGCGGGCCGCCCAGGTGGCGCGGGAGTTGATCAACGAAGAACACTATGAGGTGGATGAAAAAGCCCGTAACGTTATCCTCACAGACGAAGGGTTTGAAGCCGCAGAGCGGTTGTTGGGGGTCTCCGACCTGTTTGATCCTAAGGATCCCTGGGCTCACTTTGTCTTCAATGCTGTAAAGGCCAAAGAACTCTTCATTAAGGATGTCAACTACATCATCCGCGGCCAAGAAGTGGTGATTGTGGATGAGTTCACCGGACGGGTGATGCCCGGTCGGCGCTGGTCGGATGGGTTGCACCAGGCGGTTGAGGCCAAAGAGGGGCTGCCGATTCAAAACGAGAGCCAAACCCTGGCCACCATCACCTACCAAAATCTCTTTTTGCTCTATCCGAAGCTTTCGGGCATGACGGGAACAGCCCGCACGGAAGAAGCCGAATTTGGCAAAACCTACAACCTGGAAGTGACGGCCATTCCCACCAACCGCCCGATTCGCCGCAAAGATGCCCCCGATTTGGTCTATAAAACCGAAAATGCCAAGTGGCAAGCGGTGGCGGAAGAAATTGCCCAAATGCACGAGCGGGGCCGTCCAGTCCTGGTGGGAACAACCAGCGTGGAAAAATCGGAGCGACTCTCGGCCATCCTCAAGGAGATGGGGATCCCCCACAACCTCCTCAATGCCAAACCGGAAAACGTGGAGCGGGAATCGGAGATCATTGCCCAGGCCGGACGCAAAGGTGCTGTTACCATCGCCACCAACATGGCCGGCCGCGGTACCGACATCATTTTGGGGGGAAATGCCGAGTACATGGCCCGCTTGAAGATCCGGGAGCGGCTGATGCCCAAGCTGGCGCAACTGGATATGGACAACCCAATGGGATCCGTACAAGTTGGCGGACGGGGGGGTGGCCAAGGGTTTGGCGGGGCAGCCCCAAAACCGAAAAAATCCTGGGCGGTGGTCTCTGCCAGTCTCTATCCCTGTGAGCTTTCTCAGCCGGTCAGCCAGGCTCTGGAGGAAGCGGTGGCGGCAGCGGTGGCCAAGTATGGTTTGAACCGGTTGCCAGAGTTGGCAGTTGAAGATCTGATTGCAGTGGCTTCCGAGAAAGCACCCGTGCAGGATCCACTGATCTTACAACTGCGGGATGTGTACAACAGCATCAAAGCCGAGTACGAAAAGGTCACCGACGCCGAACACGAAGAGGTGGTGAAGCTGGGGGGGCTGCACGTCATCGGCACGGAGCGGCACGAATCTCGGCGCATCGACAACCAACTGCGGGGCCGGGCTGGCCGACAAGGGGATCCGGGCTCCTCCCGCTTTTTCCTCAGCCTGGAAGACAACCTGCTCAAGATCTTCGGCGGGGATCGCGTCTCCCGCATGATGGACATGTTCCGGGTGGAAGAAGATATGCCAATTGAGCATCCCCTGCTCACCAGCAGCCTGGAAAATGCCCAGAAAAAAGTGGAAGTCTATTACTTCGACATGCGCAAGCAGGTGTTTGAGTATGACGAGGTGATGAACAACCAGCGGCGGGCCATTTACTCCGAGCGGCGGCGGGTTTTGGAAGGGGAGGACATTAAAACCAAAATCCTCGATTACGTGCGCAAAACCGTTGGCGAGATCGTGCGCGCCCACGTCAATCCGGAATTGCCCCCAGAAGAATGGGAAATCGACAAGCTGACCGCCAAAATGCAGGAGTTTGTGCCGCTCCTGAAGGACAACCTCAAGGCTCAGGATCTGCGGGATCTTTCCTACGAGCAAATCTTGGACTATCTGACCAAGCAGGCGGAACTGGCTTACGAAGCCAAGGAGGCCTTCCTGGATACCTTTGAACCGGGCTTGATGCGTCGGGCGGAGCGATTTTTCCTGTTGCAACAGGTGGATACCCTTTGGCGGGAGCACCTACAACAAATGGAAGCGCTGCGAGAATCAGTGGGGCTGCGCGGCTATGGCCAGAAGGATCCCTTAATCGAGTACAAAAATGAGGGCTACGAGCTGTTCCTGGAGATGATGGACAATATCCGCCGCAACACGGTCTATAACTTGTTCGTCTTTACCCCGCAAATTGTGCAGCCCTCTCAAGTGGTTCAGGCGGCTCCAGCTCAGACGGTGGCTGCGGGTGCAGCGGGTACAACAGAGGCCAGTGGGGGCGTAGTGGAAGCGGACTTCAGCGAGGAATAG
- a CDS encoding F0F1 ATP synthase subunit gamma, with amino-acid sequence MANLKGIRDRIKSVKNTRKITEAMRLVAAARVRRAQDQVNATRPFADRLAQVFYRLQTRLRLEDVNLPLLQQRPIQTVGLLVVSGDRGLCGAYNSNVIKRTEERVREIQEAGGQVELYLIGRKAVQYFQRRSAPIAKTYMNLSQIPSAAEAAQIGDQLLSAFLSEKVDKVELIYTRFVSLISSRPVVQSLLPLDPSRLSTQDDEIFNLLVRGGEFTVERTKVVAPVSAPPQDMIFEQDPVQILDALLPLYLNNQLLRALQESAASELAARMTAMNNASDNASELIRTLGLSYNKARQAAITQEILEVVAGAQAL; translated from the coding sequence ATGGCAAACCTAAAGGGTATCCGCGATCGGATTAAGTCAGTCAAAAACACCCGCAAGATCACCGAAGCCATGCGGTTGGTGGCGGCAGCTCGGGTACGACGTGCCCAGGATCAGGTGAATGCCACCCGTCCTTTTGCGGATCGCTTGGCCCAGGTGTTCTATCGGCTGCAAACCCGTCTGCGGCTAGAAGATGTCAATCTACCCCTGCTGCAACAGCGCCCGATCCAAACGGTAGGTCTGTTGGTGGTGTCTGGGGATCGGGGCTTATGTGGGGCCTACAACTCCAACGTTATCAAACGCACCGAGGAACGCGTCCGCGAAATCCAGGAAGCGGGTGGCCAAGTGGAGCTTTACCTGATTGGGCGTAAGGCGGTGCAATACTTTCAGCGACGCTCTGCCCCCATTGCCAAGACCTATATGAATTTGTCTCAGATCCCTTCTGCGGCTGAGGCAGCTCAAATTGGGGATCAACTGCTCTCGGCCTTCCTTTCGGAAAAGGTGGATAAAGTGGAGCTGATCTACACCCGCTTTGTTTCTCTGATTAGTTCCCGCCCTGTGGTGCAGTCCCTTCTGCCTTTGGATCCTTCCCGTTTATCCACCCAGGATGATGAGATCTTCAACCTGCTGGTTCGAGGTGGCGAGTTTACTGTGGAACGTACCAAGGTGGTGGCCCCTGTTTCTGCCCCTCCCCAAGACATGATCTTTGAGCAGGATCCGGTACAGATTTTGGATGCCCTGTTGCCCCTTTATTTGAACAACCAATTACTGCGGGCCTTGCAAGAATCAGCCGCCAGTGAGTTGGCTGCCCGGATGACTGCCATGAACAATGCCAGTGACAATGCCAGCGAGTTAATCCGTACCCTGGGGCTGTCCTACAATAAAGCCCGTCAAGCAGCCATTACTCAAGAGATTTTAGAAGTCGTGGCGGGAGCGCAAGCCCTGTAG
- the atpA gene encoding F0F1 ATP synthase subunit alpha, which produces MATIRPDEISTIIKQQIEQYNQEMQVSNVGTVLQVGDGIARIYGLDKVMASELLEFEDGTTGIALNLEEDNIGAVLIGSGRNIQEGSTVKSTGKIASIPVGEALLGRVVDPLCNPIDGKGPINTSDFRLIESPAPGIIDRRSVYEPLQTGITAIDALIPIGRGQRELIIGDRQTGKTTVAVDTILNQKGQDVICVYVAIGQKQSTVAQVVGTLAERGALEYSIVVAAGADSPAPLQWLAPYCGATIAEHFMYQGKHTLVVYDDLSKQAVAYRQMSLLLRRPPGREAYPGDVFYLHSRLLERAAKLSTELGEGSMTALPIVETQANDVSAYIPTNVISITDGQIFLESDLFNAGIRPAINVGISVSRVGSAAQTKAMKKVAGSIKVELAQFRDLEAFAQFASDLDEATQKQLARGQRLQEVLKQPQYSPLSLDQQVAVIYSGTRGYLDDIPVEKVAAFKQGLLTYLGSTHPKFGEIVRSTKQLTEEAEEILKTAITEFKQSFTAKVS; this is translated from the coding sequence ATGGCTACCATTCGCCCTGACGAAATCAGCACCATCATCAAGCAGCAGATTGAGCAATACAACCAGGAGATGCAAGTCTCCAATGTCGGTACTGTCCTGCAGGTCGGTGATGGCATCGCCCGCATCTACGGCCTGGATAAGGTAATGGCGAGTGAACTGCTGGAGTTTGAGGATGGCACCACCGGCATCGCCTTGAACCTCGAAGAAGACAACATCGGCGCGGTGTTGATCGGGTCAGGGCGCAATATCCAGGAGGGATCCACCGTCAAATCCACGGGGAAAATTGCCAGCATTCCTGTCGGCGAAGCCCTCTTGGGTCGGGTGGTGGATCCCTTGTGTAACCCCATCGATGGCAAAGGGCCGATCAACACGAGTGATTTTCGGTTAATTGAATCTCCTGCCCCTGGCATCATCGATCGCCGCTCCGTATACGAGCCCCTTCAAACCGGCATCACCGCCATCGACGCCCTTATCCCCATTGGTCGGGGGCAGCGGGAACTGATCATCGGTGACCGCCAAACCGGCAAAACCACCGTGGCTGTGGACACGATCCTGAACCAGAAAGGGCAGGATGTGATCTGCGTCTACGTCGCCATCGGCCAAAAGCAAAGCACAGTGGCCCAGGTGGTCGGCACCTTAGCGGAGCGAGGTGCTCTCGAGTACAGCATTGTGGTGGCTGCCGGTGCAGATAGCCCAGCTCCGCTGCAGTGGTTAGCTCCTTACTGTGGTGCAACCATTGCCGAACACTTCATGTACCAGGGCAAGCATACCTTGGTGGTTTACGATGACCTTTCCAAACAAGCGGTGGCCTACCGGCAAATGTCTCTGTTGTTGCGCCGTCCCCCTGGTCGGGAAGCTTATCCAGGCGATGTGTTTTACTTACACTCCCGGCTATTGGAGCGGGCCGCCAAGCTGAGCACGGAATTGGGTGAGGGATCCATGACCGCCCTACCGATTGTGGAAACCCAAGCCAACGATGTGTCCGCCTATATTCCCACCAACGTCATCTCCATTACCGATGGGCAGATCTTCCTAGAGTCCGACCTGTTCAACGCCGGGATCCGCCCCGCCATCAACGTGGGGATTTCCGTCAGCCGTGTCGGCTCTGCCGCCCAAACCAAGGCAATGAAAAAGGTGGCTGGCTCGATTAAGGTGGAATTGGCTCAATTCCGGGATTTGGAAGCCTTTGCCCAGTTTGCCTCTGACCTGGACGAAGCCACCCAAAAACAGCTGGCCCGGGGCCAACGCCTGCAGGAGGTGCTGAAGCAGCCGCAATACTCTCCCCTCTCACTGGATCAACAGGTGGCGGTGATTTACTCCGGTACCCGGGGCTACTTGGATGACATTCCGGTGGAGAAAGTGGCTGCTTTTAAGCAGGGTCTCCTCACCTATCTGGGCAGTACCCATCCCAAATTCGGTGAAATCGTCCGTTCCACTAAGCAACTGACGGAAGAGGCAGAAGAGATTCTAAAAACTGCCATCACGGAGTTCAAGCAAAGCTTCACGGCGAAAGTGAGCTAG